One stretch of Coriobacteriia bacterium DNA includes these proteins:
- a CDS encoding dehydrogenase, translated as MAEHGVEGYNNSGVSTQLVGDYVEVPHKHPWRYEEDGLTVTRGSAWSGPGCHDGCGVLLYTDKDGKFVKCEGDPENPYNRGRLCVRCLDVPEVTYHKDRLLYPMKRDPKDRGKDKWERISWEEAIDLVATTFLDIKEKYGAESVVFGQGTGRDIAAYITRLCWSFGSPNYVLFLSGCACYLPRVAGMAATAGSFWVADCSQQFADRYDNPEYKVPETMFIWGNYPLRANSDGFYGHWVVDLMKRGMEVVMIDPKVTWLSSHAKIHLPIRPGTDAALALGFLNIIINEDLYDHDFVDRWTYGFDELAERVQEYTPSRVADITWIPEEKIVAAARLLANSKPATMQWGVAVDMTKEALPASQAIAACFQITGNVDVPGGIIAPPEILNYAGGWGRELCPEETWKKRIGLDMYPLLNFGFQIAQPDELRHTMVTGEPYKIHATWLQQNNTLSCMSADPQETYAGLMNCDFNVSVDLFMTPTIMATSDVVLPAATFPERDGIRVGDGVQRGEVINKVCQVGECKSDMEINLLLGKRFNPEAWPWENVDEMFSAMLEAQTPYSFQDVREKGPIYLPFSYKRYETGRLRADGQPGFGTPTGRIELWSTFYNSAGMDPLPYFEEPVPGPNSTPELLDEYPLVLTTGARPWSLFHSEHRQVKRMRNLKKEANVYMNPKTAEEYGLVDGDWVWIENVYGRCKSKVVVTNIYTNPKVIACDHAWWHPEGDPEKLYDTHDLNVNNLLPGIPGKAGFGSNYKTTLVKLYKVTPEDDTNGAFLTGEEGEHSQALDGKGVEAIQDLVDQRNALVAKRDAAKAEAE; from the coding sequence ATGGCAGAACATGGAGTGGAGGGCTACAACAACAGTGGCGTGTCGACGCAGCTCGTCGGCGACTACGTTGAAGTCCCGCACAAGCACCCCTGGCGTTACGAGGAGGACGGCTTGACCGTCACCCGCGGTAGCGCATGGTCGGGCCCGGGCTGCCACGATGGCTGTGGTGTCCTGCTGTACACGGACAAGGACGGCAAGTTCGTCAAGTGCGAGGGCGACCCCGAGAACCCCTACAACCGCGGACGCCTGTGCGTGCGTTGCCTGGACGTTCCCGAGGTGACCTACCACAAGGATCGCCTCCTGTATCCGATGAAGCGCGATCCCAAGGACCGTGGCAAGGACAAGTGGGAGCGCATCAGTTGGGAAGAGGCCATCGACCTGGTGGCGACGACCTTCCTCGATATCAAGGAGAAGTACGGCGCCGAGTCCGTCGTCTTCGGCCAGGGTACCGGTCGTGATATCGCCGCCTACATCACGCGTCTGTGCTGGTCGTTCGGCTCGCCCAACTACGTGCTGTTCCTGTCGGGCTGCGCCTGCTACCTGCCGCGCGTCGCCGGCATGGCTGCCACGGCCGGCTCGTTCTGGGTTGCCGACTGCTCGCAGCAGTTCGCCGATCGCTACGACAATCCCGAATACAAGGTCCCTGAGACGATGTTCATCTGGGGCAACTATCCCCTGCGCGCGAATTCCGATGGTTTTTACGGCCACTGGGTTGTCGACCTCATGAAGCGCGGTATGGAAGTCGTCATGATCGACCCCAAGGTCACCTGGCTGTCGTCCCATGCCAAGATTCACCTTCCCATCCGTCCCGGCACCGACGCGGCGCTCGCCTTGGGCTTCCTTAACATCATCATCAACGAGGACCTCTACGATCATGACTTCGTCGACCGTTGGACCTACGGCTTTGACGAGCTCGCAGAGCGCGTGCAGGAATACACGCCGTCCCGGGTCGCGGATATCACCTGGATTCCCGAGGAGAAGATCGTCGCGGCTGCCCGTCTTCTGGCCAACAGCAAGCCCGCCACCATGCAGTGGGGCGTCGCGGTCGACATGACCAAGGAGGCCCTGCCGGCTTCCCAGGCAATCGCCGCATGCTTCCAGATCACGGGTAACGTCGACGTGCCTGGCGGCATCATCGCTCCACCCGAGATTCTCAACTACGCCGGCGGCTGGGGTCGCGAGCTTTGCCCCGAAGAGACGTGGAAGAAGCGCATCGGTCTGGACATGTATCCACTGCTCAACTTCGGTTTCCAGATCGCCCAGCCCGACGAGCTGCGCCACACCATGGTGACCGGCGAGCCTTACAAGATCCATGCCACGTGGCTGCAGCAGAACAACACGCTGTCCTGCATGTCCGCCGACCCGCAGGAGACCTACGCCGGTCTCATGAACTGCGATTTCAACGTGTCGGTCGACCTGTTCATGACGCCGACCATCATGGCGACGTCCGACGTGGTGCTCCCAGCGGCGACCTTCCCCGAGCGCGACGGTATCCGCGTCGGTGACGGCGTGCAGCGCGGCGAGGTCATCAACAAGGTGTGCCAGGTGGGCGAGTGCAAGTCCGACATGGAGATCAACCTTCTGCTCGGCAAGCGCTTCAACCCGGAGGCATGGCCCTGGGAAAACGTCGACGAGATGTTCAGCGCCATGCTCGAGGCGCAGACGCCCTACAGCTTCCAGGACGTTCGGGAGAAAGGCCCCATCTACTTGCCGTTCAGCTACAAGCGTTACGAGACGGGCCGCCTGCGCGCCGACGGACAGCCGGGCTTTGGCACGCCGACGGGACGCATCGAGCTGTGGTCGACGTTCTACAATAGCGCCGGCATGGACCCGTTGCCCTACTTCGAGGAGCCGGTGCCAGGTCCCAACTCCACGCCCGAGCTGCTCGACGAGTATCCGCTGGTACTTACCACCGGCGCCCGTCCCTGGTCGCTGTTCCATTCGGAGCATCGTCAGGTCAAGCGCATGCGCAACCTCAAGAAGGAAGCCAACGTCTACATGAACCCCAAGACGGCGGAAGAGTACGGTTTGGTCGATGGCGACTGGGTCTGGATCGAGAACGTGTACGGCCGCTGCAAGTCAAAGGTCGTCGTCACGAACATCTACACCAACCCCAAGGTCATTGCCTGCGACCATGCCTGGTGGCATCCGGAAGGCGACCCCGAGAAGCTCTATGACACGCATGACCTCAACGTCAATAACCTGCTTCCGGGCATTCCCGGCAAGGCCGGATTCGGTTCCAACTACAAGACCACGCTGGTCAAGCTCTACAAGGTGACGCCGGAAGACGACACCAACGGGGCCTTCCTGACCGGCGAGGAAGGCGAGCATTCGCAGGCTCTCGACGGTAAGGGTGTCGAGGCGATCCAGGACTTGGTCGATCAGCGCAACGCCCTGGTCGCCAAGCGTGATGCCGCCAAGGCCGAAGCGGAATAG
- a CDS encoding oxidoreductase translates to MQTPAELNARTRAKYGMLIDYQWCTGCHSCEIACQMEHGLPVGQTGIMVHDMGHWPLEEGGDDWQFGYLAAPNSVCDTCAHRRSLGKPPTCVQHCQAQCIEFGPIDEMAEKAKEHKDYVLFALGK, encoded by the coding sequence ATGCAAACTCCAGCTGAGCTCAACGCCCGAACGAGGGCGAAGTACGGAATGCTCATCGATTACCAGTGGTGCACGGGTTGCCACTCCTGCGAGATCGCTTGCCAGATGGAGCACGGCTTGCCCGTAGGACAGACTGGCATCATGGTCCACGACATGGGCCACTGGCCCCTCGAGGAGGGTGGCGATGACTGGCAGTTTGGCTATCTTGCCGCCCCCAACTCCGTGTGCGACACCTGCGCACACAGGCGCTCCCTGGGCAAACCGCCCACCTGCGTGCAGCATTGCCAGGCGCAGTGCATCGAATTCGGCCCCATCGATGAGATGGCCGAGAAAGCCAAGGAGCACAAGGACTACGTCCTGTTTGCCCTCGGTAAGTAA
- a CDS encoding tRNA preQ1(34) S-adenosylmethionine ribosyltransferase-isomerase QueA, which translates to MKTEDFDYELPEKFIAQQPAIPRDSCKLMVVSRDGILEHRVFRDIGEYLHPGDLLVVNETRVLPARLLGHKKGTGGAAEALLLDKVADAPDTADEQTWNCLVKPGKRLKTCARMEFEHDGEVVLEGEVMGIDEANGSRSVRFTTPGAMSVDEAIHLVGHTPLPPYIKEYAGDDEFYQTVYSTEERSAAAPTAGLHFTVGLLDELKTAGVDIASVHLEVGLDTFRIVSEDDPLDHEMHTELYTVPPKTVRAIKEAKARGGRVIAVGTTSVRSLESAAAGGALEPCTRAATSLYILPGYEFKVCDAIITNFHVPRSTLMMLVSAFSGRETIMDAYETAKTEGYRFFSFGDAMLLL; encoded by the coding sequence ATGAAGACCGAAGATTTTGATTACGAATTACCCGAAAAGTTCATAGCGCAGCAGCCGGCCATTCCGCGTGATTCCTGCAAGCTCATGGTTGTGAGCCGCGATGGAATCCTCGAACATCGCGTCTTTCGCGATATCGGGGAGTATCTGCATCCGGGTGACCTGCTCGTCGTGAATGAGACGCGCGTGCTGCCGGCTCGCTTGCTTGGTCATAAGAAGGGTACGGGCGGAGCAGCCGAGGCATTGTTGCTCGACAAGGTGGCAGATGCGCCTGATACCGCTGATGAGCAGACCTGGAATTGCCTGGTCAAGCCCGGCAAACGCCTCAAGACATGCGCGCGCATGGAGTTCGAGCATGACGGCGAAGTCGTGCTCGAGGGCGAGGTCATGGGAATCGACGAGGCGAATGGTTCGCGGTCGGTGCGCTTTACGACGCCGGGGGCCATGAGCGTCGACGAAGCCATTCATTTGGTGGGCCATACACCGCTACCGCCCTATATCAAGGAATACGCCGGTGATGACGAGTTCTACCAGACCGTTTACTCGACCGAGGAGCGAAGCGCTGCGGCACCGACAGCCGGTCTGCATTTTACGGTTGGGCTTCTGGATGAGCTGAAAACCGCCGGCGTTGATATTGCGAGCGTGCATTTGGAGGTGGGGCTCGATACCTTCCGAATCGTATCGGAGGACGATCCGCTCGACCACGAGATGCATACCGAGCTCTACACCGTTCCACCCAAGACGGTGCGGGCGATCAAGGAAGCCAAGGCACGCGGCGGCCGGGTCATTGCCGTGGGCACGACATCGGTGCGCTCGCTCGAGAGCGCGGCGGCTGGCGGTGCGCTCGAACCGTGCACGCGGGCGGCCACGAGTCTCTACATCCTGCCAGGTTACGAGTTCAAGGTATGCGACGCCATCATCACCAATTTCCATGTGCCCAGAAGCACGCTCATGATGCTCGTGAGCGCGTTTTCGGGACGCGAGACGATCATGGATGCTTACGAGACTGCCAAGACCGAGGGTTACCGGTTCTTCAGCTTCGGCGATGCGATGCTGCTGCTGTAG